From Dethiosulfovibrio faecalis, the proteins below share one genomic window:
- a CDS encoding mechanosensitive ion channel family protein: MRKTFLIFVLLLSLTIFPEVSYGSALTAVVKEGAIEETQDGPASGDTSSGDIYDVAKNENRIAELDRSIGSWASVPVAESAARYGVSEAQVEDRITVLSSLQNFYKRLNGAVEKTAGFKEDLKKRESEKGQARLSLKEEPPYKLSFYDEYLANADDLLSKLETLEESIAREQKAIVSARSQLDEVGKKLRLAQSELDRSEGTGEKNEKLWAFQKAQVNEELWKVTLAYLERNLENLRLQRDAARLRLGQAEDVKKYIYSNVSFDEGDMKAGVARYEEGLKALQKKMETLEDDIAKAEDAYAEAHAKLSAATGDKAVKEAQRVFSMAEIEREYLHLTMEQAQEMVGFLNEMKDIWMDRYDLLKPGGVSADVLLKQRDDVEQRIGRFEDVLISQQKYQAALHARSIALSGELDQAKDKVVVASLKKRSKILDDIMSQNMNYMVSLITLDTMNRRLLEEIKSHIKEVAITEKVSSIWRTRTAEILNTELWHMGGYAVRLREFVIALVVLSFGLMASRRIAKFIRKWLLIHSRRVDVTGVHAIERLIYYVLICGSFLIALKVVNVPLTAFAFLGGAVAIGIGFGAQNLFNNLISGFILMVQQPFKINDIVQVDDITATVLEIDSRSTKIRTFDNYDVLVPNSYFLDNRITNWTLSDKIIRGKLEIGVAYGTPARKVEEILLGLARDHQTVLPDPKPFVLFSEYADSSMNFILYFWVDVKNGFPTGVASDMRYRIQEIFEKEGIEIPFPQVDVHMGKPEVGAPDPV; encoded by the coding sequence ATGAGAAAAACGTTTTTGATCTTCGTTCTGTTGCTATCCTTGACGATCTTTCCCGAGGTCTCCTATGGAAGCGCTCTTACCGCCGTCGTCAAGGAAGGAGCGATCGAAGAGACTCAGGATGGCCCTGCGTCGGGCGATACCTCATCTGGCGACATATACGACGTCGCGAAGAACGAGAACAGGATAGCAGAGCTGGACCGATCCATAGGATCCTGGGCATCCGTGCCGGTAGCCGAGTCGGCCGCTCGATACGGGGTGTCGGAGGCCCAGGTGGAGGACAGGATCACCGTTTTGTCTTCGCTCCAAAATTTCTACAAGCGACTTAACGGTGCGGTCGAGAAGACCGCCGGTTTCAAGGAGGATCTGAAGAAGAGGGAGTCCGAAAAGGGGCAGGCCAGACTATCTCTGAAGGAGGAGCCTCCCTATAAGCTGAGTTTCTATGATGAATACCTGGCCAACGCTGACGATCTGTTATCCAAGCTGGAGACGTTGGAGGAGTCCATAGCCAGAGAGCAGAAAGCCATAGTCAGCGCTAGATCCCAGCTGGACGAGGTGGGGAAAAAACTTCGATTGGCTCAAAGCGAGCTGGATAGATCGGAGGGTACCGGAGAGAAGAACGAAAAACTCTGGGCCTTTCAGAAAGCGCAGGTGAACGAGGAGCTCTGGAAGGTGACCTTGGCCTATCTGGAGAGGAACCTCGAGAATCTTCGTCTCCAGAGGGACGCTGCGAGGCTCCGTCTGGGGCAGGCCGAAGACGTCAAGAAATACATCTATTCTAACGTCTCTTTCGACGAAGGGGACATGAAGGCCGGTGTGGCCAGATACGAGGAGGGTCTCAAGGCTCTTCAGAAAAAGATGGAGACCCTGGAAGACGATATAGCCAAGGCCGAAGATGCCTATGCGGAAGCTCATGCCAAGCTCAGCGCCGCGACAGGCGATAAGGCGGTGAAAGAGGCTCAGAGGGTGTTCTCCATGGCGGAAATAGAGAGAGAGTATCTGCATCTAACCATGGAGCAGGCCCAGGAGATGGTCGGCTTTCTCAACGAGATGAAAGACATATGGATGGACCGATACGATCTTTTGAAGCCCGGCGGGGTAAGTGCGGACGTACTGCTGAAACAGAGGGACGATGTCGAGCAGAGGATCGGCCGTTTCGAGGATGTCCTCATCTCACAGCAGAAATATCAGGCCGCCCTTCACGCCAGGTCGATAGCTCTGAGTGGAGAGCTTGATCAGGCGAAGGACAAGGTCGTTGTAGCTTCACTAAAGAAAAGATCCAAGATTCTTGACGACATAATGTCCCAAAACATGAACTACATGGTATCCCTGATAACATTGGACACCATGAACAGGAGGTTGCTGGAGGAGATCAAGAGCCATATAAAGGAGGTCGCCATAACGGAGAAGGTCTCCTCCATCTGGCGGACCAGGACGGCCGAGATATTGAACACCGAACTTTGGCATATGGGTGGCTACGCCGTCAGGCTGAGGGAGTTCGTGATAGCCCTGGTGGTGTTGTCCTTCGGCCTTATGGCCAGCAGAAGGATAGCCAAGTTCATCCGTAAGTGGCTTTTGATTCACTCTAGGAGAGTCGACGTTACCGGTGTTCATGCAATAGAGAGGCTTATCTACTACGTCCTGATATGCGGAAGCTTTCTCATCGCCCTCAAGGTCGTCAACGTGCCTCTCACCGCCTTCGCTTTTCTAGGTGGTGCCGTTGCCATCGGTATCGGTTTCGGAGCCCAGAACCTGTTCAACAACCTGATCAGCGGGTTTATACTCATGGTTCAGCAGCCGTTCAAGATCAACGATATAGTCCAGGTGGACGATATCACCGCCACCGTGTTGGAGATCGACTCTCGTTCCACCAAGATCAGGACCTTCGATAACTACGACGTTCTGGTGCCGAACAGCTATTTTCTGGATAATCGAATAACCAACTGGACCCTGTCGGACAAGATCATAAGGGGTAAGCTGGAGATCGGAGTAGCCTACGGCACTCCCGCCAGAAAGGTCGAGGAGATCCTGTTGGGGCTGGCCAGGGATCATCAGACCGTGCTTCCCGATCCGAAGCCCTTCGTTCTTTTTTCGGAATATGCGGACAGTTCTATGAACTTCATCCTGTATTTCTGGGTCGACGTCAAGAACGGTTTTCCGACCGGAGTGGCCAGCGATATGCGTTACAGGATCCAGGAGATATTCGAGAAGGAGGGAATAGAGATACCGTTTCCTCAGGTGGATGTCCATATGGGAAAACCGGAGGTAGGAGCTCCCGACCCGGTTTAA
- a CDS encoding M55 family metallopeptidase, whose amino-acid sequence MKIYMSVDMEGATGVVRSEQTKASRDEYRFGKAMQTHDLRAAIEGALEGGAKEILVNDSHDGMINISPSDLSEYGGRVRIISGSPKKLGMMEGIEDCDGAFFLCYHAMAGTERAILDHTISGRAVYGVRLNGHEVGEIGLNAAVCSDRSIPVILVTGDVAACEEARSALGQEVLTCSVKRGIGHSSADCLPPDETFEIIRKGAFEAAKRLKDGGPVKKEVSKRAFQLEISFHYTSQADCAATIPGTKRLDGRTVMIEGIGMDLMRRWAGSLISLGGTEAF is encoded by the coding sequence ATGAAAATATACATGAGCGTCGACATGGAAGGCGCCACAGGAGTAGTCAGATCGGAGCAGACGAAAGCTTCTCGGGACGAATACCGTTTCGGCAAAGCCATGCAGACCCACGACCTCAGGGCCGCGATAGAGGGGGCGTTGGAAGGAGGGGCGAAGGAGATCCTGGTAAACGACTCCCACGACGGAATGATAAACATATCCCCCTCGGATCTTTCCGAATACGGCGGCCGGGTCAGGATAATATCCGGCTCCCCAAAGAAACTCGGCATGATGGAGGGGATAGAGGACTGCGACGGAGCCTTTTTTCTGTGCTACCACGCGATGGCAGGAACGGAGAGAGCCATCCTCGATCACACCATATCGGGAAGAGCGGTGTACGGGGTCAGGCTTAACGGCCATGAAGTCGGAGAGATAGGGCTCAACGCCGCGGTATGCTCGGATCGTTCGATCCCGGTAATTCTCGTGACGGGAGACGTCGCCGCCTGCGAGGAGGCCCGTTCCGCCCTGGGACAGGAGGTCCTAACCTGTTCGGTAAAACGAGGAATCGGCCACTCCTCCGCCGACTGCCTTCCCCCCGACGAGACTTTCGAGATCATCCGAAAAGGGGCCTTCGAAGCGGCAAAGAGACTGAAGGACGGAGGACCAGTAAAAAAAGAGGTCTCCAAGAGAGCTTTCCAACTGGAGATATCGTTCCACTACACCTCTCAGGCGGACTGCGCCGCCACGATCCCCGGGACAAAGAGACTCGACGGAAGGACCGTCATGATAGAGGGCATAGGCATGGACCTGATGAGAAGATGGGCGGGATCTCTCATCTCCTTAGGCGGAACGGAAGCGTTTTAA
- a CDS encoding GntR family transcriptional regulator has product MEILADEQAFRTIIGLIVEHRLSPGERLYEPELVEMLGMSRTPIRQALGRLMTEGILEKIPGQKGYRIPALTKEDLLQVFVARSTLEGRAAELAAELATEEDIETLLELNDRESDFVELYGNQRKGLFAELNEDFHTRIVRLSGNLYFQRHFSQLYHRSSLYTFYFSPYYILDVNAPEYVARRKDGRYKSSMEHKLIVRALSERDGLMARKHMEEHILNTVKHRLSLGML; this is encoded by the coding sequence ATGGAGATACTGGCCGATGAACAGGCTTTCAGGACGATTATCGGTTTGATAGTGGAACACAGGCTTTCTCCGGGGGAGAGGCTGTACGAGCCGGAACTGGTCGAGATGCTGGGGATGAGCAGAACTCCCATAAGACAGGCTCTCGGCAGACTGATGACAGAGGGAATCCTGGAGAAGATCCCGGGGCAGAAGGGATACAGGATTCCCGCCTTGACCAAGGAGGACCTGCTTCAGGTTTTCGTGGCTCGATCCACCCTGGAGGGCAGAGCGGCGGAGCTGGCGGCAGAACTGGCGACGGAGGAGGACATAGAGACCCTTTTAGAGCTCAACGACAGGGAGTCCGATTTCGTAGAGCTCTACGGGAACCAGAGGAAGGGGCTTTTCGCCGAGCTCAACGAGGATTTTCACACCAGGATAGTGAGACTCAGCGGGAATCTCTATTTTCAACGTCATTTCAGCCAACTCTACCATCGGTCTTCCCTTTACACCTTCTATTTCTCGCCCTACTACATACTGGATGTTAACGCCCCGGAGTATGTAGCCCGCAGAAAAGACGGAAGGTATAAAAGCTCGATGGAACATAAGCTGATAGTCAGGGCTCTGAGCGAGAGAGACGGTTTGATGGCTCGAAAACACATGGAGGAACACATACTGAACACGGTGAAACACAGGCTCAGCCTCGGTATGCTGTAG
- a CDS encoding ABC transporter permease, which produces MGRFIVRRLMLAIPVLIGVSIIAFLILHLSPGDPAELLAGDEATQADIQLIREEFGLDKPLTTQYFRFIRGVFTGDLISMKYEIPVMEIVGKRLKNTLILSSAAILISVVIGIMAGILSAVHRYSWIDYLSTFIALLGVSMPVFWWGLLMILLFSVTLMWLPSGGMGGIRHLIMPAIALGTASTGIIARMTRSSMLDVLQQDYITTAVAKGLRQKLVIYRHALRNALIPTVTVIGLQFGYMLAGAVLTESVFSWPGIGRLLVDSIMGRDYPVVQTALLVIALIFVLANLVVDVLYALLDPRIRYND; this is translated from the coding sequence TTGGGTAGATTCATAGTTAGGAGGCTGATGCTGGCGATTCCGGTATTGATAGGGGTCTCCATAATAGCCTTCTTGATTCTTCATCTATCCCCGGGAGATCCGGCGGAGCTCCTGGCCGGAGACGAGGCGACCCAGGCGGATATCCAGCTGATCAGGGAGGAGTTCGGACTCGACAAACCCCTGACGACCCAGTACTTCCGCTTTATCCGAGGGGTTTTCACAGGAGATCTGATCTCCATGAAATACGAGATACCGGTGATGGAGATAGTCGGCAAGAGGCTCAAGAACACGCTGATCCTCTCCTCCGCCGCCATACTAATCTCCGTCGTGATAGGGATAATGGCCGGAATTCTCTCGGCGGTGCATCGGTACTCGTGGATAGACTATCTGTCGACCTTCATAGCCCTTCTCGGGGTATCGATGCCGGTCTTCTGGTGGGGGCTTCTGATGATCCTCCTGTTCTCCGTAACCCTGATGTGGCTTCCGTCGGGAGGGATGGGCGGCATAAGACATCTGATAATGCCGGCCATTGCCCTGGGAACGGCGTCAACCGGGATCATCGCCAGGATGACCCGCTCCAGCATGTTGGACGTACTCCAGCAGGACTATATCACGACCGCCGTCGCCAAAGGACTGAGACAGAAACTGGTCATATATCGTCACGCCCTGAGAAACGCCCTCATCCCGACGGTGACGGTGATAGGCCTCCAGTTCGGGTATATGCTGGCGGGAGCTGTCCTGACCGAGTCGGTCTTCTCCTGGCCGGGAATAGGTCGGCTTCTGGTCGACTCCATAATGGGAAGGGACTATCCGGTCGTCCAGACGGCCCTGCTGGTAATAGCCCTCATATTCGTACTGGCGAACCTGGTGGTTGACGTCCTGTACGCGCTTTTGGATCCGAGGATCAGATACAATGATTGA
- a CDS encoding ABC transporter permease gives MIDVKKTAKNRSHLSIIWRRLSRSKTAVLGLFIVTLYVLIALVGPHMAPYDPMAQNLSDAFLAPSGDHLMGCDEFGRDIFSRIIHGARVSLIIQFNSVVIALVIGIALGAMGGYFGGLIDEIIMRLMDIMLAFPGMLLALAIVAMLGPNLTNLIVAIGIYSVPQFARVTRGAVISVKKNDYVTAAQAIGESNRSVIMRYVLPNALSPIIVQTTLRMATVLLTAAGLGFLGLGVQPPTPEWGTMLSGARMYLRTAPFVAFFPGLAIMIVVLGFNFFGDGLQDALNPRLKE, from the coding sequence ATGATTGACGTTAAAAAAACGGCGAAAAATAGATCGCACCTGAGCATAATATGGCGAAGACTCAGCCGCAGCAAGACCGCCGTGCTGGGACTGTTTATAGTGACCCTTTACGTCCTCATAGCTTTGGTGGGGCCCCATATGGCCCCATACGATCCCATGGCCCAGAACCTCAGCGACGCATTTCTGGCACCGTCGGGAGATCACCTGATGGGCTGCGACGAGTTCGGACGGGATATATTCAGCAGGATAATCCACGGAGCCAGGGTCTCGCTGATAATTCAGTTCAACTCGGTGGTAATAGCGTTGGTCATAGGCATAGCCCTCGGAGCGATGGGAGGTTATTTCGGAGGTCTGATCGACGAGATAATAATGAGACTGATGGACATAATGCTGGCCTTTCCCGGCATGCTCCTGGCCCTGGCCATAGTGGCCATGCTGGGCCCCAATTTGACAAACCTCATAGTCGCAATAGGGATATACTCGGTGCCTCAGTTCGCCAGGGTAACCAGAGGTGCGGTCATATCGGTGAAGAAAAACGACTACGTCACGGCGGCCCAGGCCATAGGGGAGTCGAATCGATCGGTGATAATGAGATACGTGCTGCCAAACGCCCTCTCCCCCATCATCGTCCAGACCACCTTGAGGATGGCAACTGTTCTCCTCACAGCGGCGGGGCTGGGATTTCTCGGACTGGGAGTACAGCCCCCCACCCCGGAGTGGGGCACCATGCTCAGCGGAGCCAGGATGTACCTTCGGACCGCCCCCTTCGTGGCGTTCTTTCCCGGCCTGGCAATAATGATAGTTGTCCTGGGATTCAACTTTTTCGGAGACGGGCTTCAGGATGCCTTGAACCCCAGACTTAAGGAGTGA
- a CDS encoding ABC transporter ATP-binding protein: MAEKILEVKDLSTWFYTEEGIVKALEKVSFSIDQGEILGIVGETGCGKSVTSRSIMGLIPQPPGKIVEGQVLFQDRDLLTLPDDEMRSIRGCDMAMIFQDPMSSLNPVLKVGFQVEEAIKAHGSVSDEEARSRALEMFRKVNIPDPEKSLGRYPHQFSGGMKQRVMIAMALCCNPKLLIADEPTTALDVSIQAQILSLIKALQRDFGSSIMLISHDLGVIATMAQKVAVMYAGSIIEYGTVNDIFDSPLHPYTKGLIGAIPRLDRDQERLDVIKGSLPNLIHLPEGCKFRERCPMAEPICATARPPRITDENGHEVACYAYR, translated from the coding sequence GTGGCTGAGAAGATATTGGAGGTCAAGGACCTCTCTACGTGGTTCTACACGGAGGAAGGGATCGTGAAAGCCCTGGAAAAGGTGAGCTTCTCCATAGATCAGGGGGAGATCCTGGGCATAGTGGGGGAGACCGGATGCGGTAAATCCGTCACATCTCGTTCCATAATGGGCCTGATTCCCCAGCCTCCGGGAAAGATAGTGGAAGGGCAGGTCCTGTTTCAGGACAGGGATCTGCTCACCCTACCGGACGACGAGATGCGCTCCATCAGAGGCTGCGACATGGCGATGATATTTCAGGATCCCATGAGCAGTCTGAACCCGGTACTGAAGGTCGGATTCCAGGTCGAGGAGGCAATAAAGGCCCACGGTTCGGTCTCCGACGAGGAGGCAAGGTCCAGAGCCCTCGAGATGTTCCGTAAGGTCAACATACCGGACCCGGAGAAGTCGCTGGGAAGATATCCCCATCAGTTCTCCGGAGGGATGAAACAGAGGGTGATGATAGCCATGGCCCTCTGCTGCAACCCCAAGCTGTTGATCGCCGACGAGCCTACGACCGCCCTGGACGTGTCGATACAGGCCCAGATACTGTCGCTCATCAAGGCTCTCCAAAGGGATTTCGGCAGCTCGATAATGCTGATCTCCCACGACCTGGGAGTGATAGCCACGATGGCGCAGAAGGTAGCGGTAATGTACGCCGGCAGCATCATAGAGTACGGAACGGTTAACGACATATTCGACTCGCCCCTCCACCCCTACACGAAGGGGCTCATAGGGGCGATCCCGAGGCTGGACAGGGATCAGGAGCGGCTGGACGTCATAAAAGGATCCCTGCCGAATCTCATACATCTTCCGGAGGGATGCAAATTCCGGGAGCGCTGCCCCATGGCGGAGCCGATCTGCGCCACGGCCCGTCCTCCCAGGATTACCGACGAAAACGGACACGAGGTGGCCTGCTATGCCTATCGTTGA
- a CDS encoding ABC transporter ATP-binding protein gives MPIVEVSKLKKHFPIDKGIVFPKVVGHVKAVDGVSFSIPEGETLGLVGESGSGKSTAGNMILRLLSPTSGDVLYRGRSVLEMDDAELHRFRSKAQMVFQNPFASLNPRMIVRDIVGRVLKVHGVRDENDISDRVLKILLEVGLKEEHMTRYPHEFSGGQRQRIAVARALISDPDFIVLDEPTSALDVSVQAQILNLFKNLQSERGLTYLFISHDLSVIRHISHSVAVLYLGKMMEYASKRDLFSSPLHPYTRALLESIPKPYVTGEDIEDKVIKGDIPSPIDPPAGCRFHTRCPEACERCRDEEPAWREVGEGHFVACHRV, from the coding sequence ATGCCTATCGTTGAGGTTTCCAAACTTAAGAAGCACTTCCCCATCGACAAAGGGATCGTTTTTCCCAAGGTCGTCGGCCACGTAAAGGCAGTCGACGGAGTATCCTTCTCCATCCCGGAGGGAGAGACCCTAGGGCTGGTAGGAGAGTCGGGAAGCGGAAAGTCCACGGCGGGGAACATGATCCTCCGTCTGCTCTCCCCCACGTCGGGCGACGTCCTCTACAGGGGGAGATCGGTGCTCGAGATGGACGACGCCGAGCTTCACCGGTTCAGATCGAAGGCCCAGATGGTGTTCCAGAACCCCTTCGCCTCCCTCAATCCCAGGATGATAGTCCGGGACATAGTGGGACGGGTGCTGAAGGTGCACGGTGTAAGGGACGAAAACGACATATCCGACAGGGTGCTAAAAATCCTCCTCGAAGTGGGGCTCAAGGAAGAACACATGACCCGCTATCCACACGAGTTCTCCGGAGGACAGAGACAGAGGATCGCGGTGGCCAGAGCTCTCATATCCGACCCGGACTTCATCGTCCTGGACGAGCCCACCTCGGCCCTGGACGTGTCGGTTCAGGCCCAGATCCTGAACCTTTTCAAGAATCTCCAGAGCGAGAGAGGTCTGACGTATCTGTTCATATCGCACGACCTCAGCGTCATAAGGCACATAAGCCACAGTGTGGCGGTACTCTATCTGGGAAAGATGATGGAATACGCTTCGAAAAGGGATCTGTTCTCCTCGCCTCTCCATCCCTATACCAGAGCTCTCCTGGAGAGCATTCCCAAACCCTACGTCACGGGAGAGGACATAGAGGACAAGGTCATAAAGGGAGACATACCCAGTCCCATAGATCCTCCGGCTGGGTGCAGATTCCACACCAGGTGCCCCGAGGCCTGCGAACGATGCAGAGACGAGGAACCGGCTTGGAGGGAGGTGGGAGAGGGACACTTCGTGGCGTGCCACCGCGTCTGA
- a CDS encoding glutathione ABC transporter substrate-binding protein, producing the protein MLRIGRKGLLLALLTALAATSFTAAAFGGGKELVIAKSREALALDPQDISDTPSEEINHAIYEGLVTFDEELNVVPMLAKEWSHSEDGLEWTFKLKEGIAFHSGTPFDAEAVKVNFDRILNGKYKRTSLYAPVIKEVSVVDDHTVKFTLKESFGPFLNVLAHTAGLILDPSYVQDPKKNESIKHRPSGTGPFMLDEWEQGDYIALKANKKYWQGKPKIDRLVFRTVPEDSARAMMIETGEVDIAEQIPPTDVERLGKNKRIDMKVLPSIVVQFVGVNCQNEVLKDPAVRRALAYSIDRQAICDKILLGYAEPVNSMVAPLVNGYSEVPGFAYDPEKAKAILEEAGWTDSDGDGIRDKDGKKLTVEFWTHGRDTLSLKVPQAVQSFASAVGFDCQMKVMDWGAFLAATRKPVEESTSQLMWLGWSPSTGDADWVYRPLVHSDYWQPKGPNRPFYSNETVDENIMVGFHSVDQDERREAYRKAQEILNQELPWIPLYTRKTLHAFSKKLENVEYLPLDFVVISHETDKK; encoded by the coding sequence ATGTTGCGAATCGGAAGAAAAGGACTGTTGCTCGCCCTCTTGACGGCCCTGGCGGCCACTAGCTTTACCGCGGCCGCCTTCGGAGGCGGCAAGGAACTCGTGATAGCCAAGAGCAGAGAGGCCCTCGCCCTTGATCCCCAGGACATAAGCGACACTCCCTCGGAGGAGATAAACCACGCCATATACGAGGGACTGGTTACCTTCGACGAAGAGCTGAACGTAGTGCCTATGCTGGCGAAGGAATGGAGCCACTCGGAGGACGGCCTGGAGTGGACCTTCAAGCTTAAAGAGGGGATCGCGTTCCACAGCGGCACCCCCTTCGACGCCGAGGCGGTAAAGGTCAACTTCGACCGGATACTGAACGGCAAATACAAGAGGACCTCCCTTTACGCCCCTGTCATAAAGGAGGTCTCCGTGGTGGACGACCATACGGTCAAGTTCACATTGAAGGAGTCCTTCGGCCCGTTTCTGAACGTGCTGGCCCATACCGCCGGTCTGATCCTGGACCCCAGCTACGTCCAGGACCCTAAGAAGAACGAGTCGATCAAACACAGGCCCTCCGGAACCGGCCCCTTCATGCTGGACGAGTGGGAACAGGGAGACTATATCGCCCTCAAGGCCAACAAAAAATACTGGCAGGGCAAGCCCAAGATCGACCGCCTCGTGTTCCGCACCGTCCCGGAGGACAGCGCCAGGGCGATGATGATAGAGACCGGAGAGGTCGACATAGCGGAGCAGATTCCTCCAACCGACGTGGAGAGGCTCGGGAAAAACAAGCGTATCGACATGAAGGTCCTGCCCTCCATAGTCGTCCAGTTCGTGGGGGTCAACTGCCAGAACGAAGTGTTGAAGGATCCGGCTGTCCGAAGGGCTCTGGCCTACTCCATAGACCGCCAGGCCATATGCGATAAGATCCTCCTGGGATACGCAGAGCCGGTCAACTCCATGGTGGCCCCTCTGGTGAACGGATACAGCGAGGTCCCCGGCTTCGCCTACGATCCCGAGAAGGCCAAGGCCATACTGGAGGAAGCGGGATGGACCGACTCCGATGGGGACGGGATCAGGGATAAAGACGGCAAGAAACTCACCGTAGAATTCTGGACCCACGGAAGAGATACCCTGTCACTGAAGGTTCCCCAGGCGGTCCAGTCCTTCGCCTCGGCCGTCGGTTTCGACTGCCAGATGAAGGTCATGGACTGGGGCGCATTCCTTGCCGCGACGAGAAAACCCGTCGAGGAGAGCACCTCTCAGCTTATGTGGCTGGGCTGGAGCCCCTCCACGGGAGACGCCGACTGGGTATATCGCCCTCTCGTCCACTCGGACTACTGGCAGCCCAAGGGCCCCAACCGGCCGTTCTACAGCAACGAGACCGTGGACGAGAACATAATGGTCGGCTTCCACAGCGTAGATCAGGACGAACGTAGAGAGGCATACAGAAAGGCCCAGGAAATACTCAACCAGGAGCTTCCCTGGATCCCCCTCTACACCAGAAAGACCCTTCACGCCTTCAGCAAAAAGCTGGAGAACGTGGAATATCTTCCGCTGGACTTCGTGGTCATATCTCACGAAACCGACAAAAAGTAG